In Ruminococcaceae bacterium R-25, one genomic interval encodes:
- a CDS encoding PASTA domain-containing protein, producing MGTRTKRIVITFIALLVLVGCVFFLVYAAKYASAELFDIEEGAYVEDSEAVDTTDTSETSRATVLMPDVKDWNYLNAQDKLKEFFNQNSLDIKIVIEWCENTDPDKGFYIQSSTPEAGEPLTDVKEIVLIVYEGYTLPETTETTPEETTATETTKATEPSKTKETTKATEATPETTKDEPTKAPQKTVKMPDVTGMNYKDAQKELEKFFKDNGLNITVSVGWGHNSNPDNNLKVICTTPSAGETIDSSTEVVIMMVYEGYNPPINN from the coding sequence ATGGGAACCAGAACCAAAAGAATAGTTATTACTTTTATTGCTTTGTTAGTGCTTGTCGGGTGCGTGTTCTTCCTCGTTTATGCGGCGAAATATGCTTCTGCTGAGCTCTTTGACATTGAGGAAGGCGCTTATGTTGAGGATTCTGAAGCAGTAGATACAACTGATACATCTGAAACCTCAAGAGCTACCGTTTTAATGCCTGATGTTAAAGATTGGAATTATCTTAATGCCCAGGATAAGTTGAAAGAATTCTTTAATCAGAATTCTCTTGATATCAAGATCGTAATCGAATGGTGTGAGAATACAGATCCTGATAAGGGTTTCTATATTCAGAGTTCGACACCTGAAGCAGGTGAGCCTCTCACGGATGTCAAAGAGATCGTTCTGATCGTATACGAAGGCTATACTCTTCCTGAGACGACTGAAACGACGCCTGAAGAGACTACGGCTACAGAAACAACAAAGGCAACGGAACCTTCTAAAACCAAAGAGACCACAAAGGCGACCGAAGCTACACCTGAAACCACCAAAGATGAGCCTACAAAAGCTCCTCAGAAGACTGTGAAGATGCCTGATGTAACCGGCATGAACTATAAGGATGCCCAGAAAGAACTCGAGAAGTTCTTTAAGGATAATGGCCTCAATATTACTGTTTCAGTTGGCTGGGGCCACAATTCAAATCCTGACAATAATCTGAAAGTCATCTGCACGACACCGTCTGCCGGAGAGACAATAGATTCTTCTACTGAAGTAGTAATCATGATGGTCTATGAAGGTTATAACCCGCCGATAAATAACTGA
- a CDS encoding thiamine biosynthesis protein ThiI yields MGNVLLARMGEITLKGLNRGSFEIQLKSNLKYRLKKFGDLKIYQSQSRIWIEPKEENNPNFASLASAEEIMKAVCQVFGVVSVSLARKFEGDFESIKENAIDCVKELLENNPDYKTFKVESKRGNKTFPMNSPEICEELGYQILQNFPELKVKVKNPDFILNVEIRESNYIYSGKMMAHRGLPVGTCAKGMLLLSGGIDSPVAGFMMASRGMPLDAVYFHSYPYTSDLAKQKVIDLAKIVSGYSGRMTLHIVNFTQIQLDLYKHSPQDMLTVTMRRVMLQIAERLALKNDCKCLITGESLGQVASQTMEAIAATNEVVKMPILRPLIGLDKQATCDISRDIGAFETSILPYEDCCTVFVAKHPKTHPHPEDIIEAEKDLDIEMLVESGVAGTEDIVINPFD; encoded by the coding sequence ATGGGAAATGTCCTTTTGGCGAGAATGGGTGAGATAACCCTCAAAGGCCTTAACAGAGGATCTTTTGAGATTCAGCTCAAGAGCAACCTTAAGTACAGATTAAAGAAATTCGGCGACCTTAAGATCTACCAGAGCCAGAGCAGGATCTGGATCGAACCTAAGGAAGAGAATAATCCGAACTTCGCGAGCCTCGCTTCCGCAGAAGAGATCATGAAGGCTGTATGCCAGGTTTTCGGCGTCGTATCGGTAAGCCTTGCAAGGAAGTTCGAAGGCGATTTCGAATCGATCAAGGAAAATGCGATCGACTGCGTCAAAGAGCTCCTAGAAAACAATCCTGACTATAAGACTTTCAAGGTTGAGAGCAAGCGCGGAAATAAGACTTTCCCGATGAATTCGCCTGAGATCTGCGAAGAATTGGGTTATCAGATCCTTCAGAATTTCCCGGAACTCAAGGTTAAGGTAAAGAATCCCGATTTCATCTTAAATGTCGAGATACGTGAATCGAACTATATCTATTCAGGCAAGATGATGGCTCACAGAGGCCTTCCTGTCGGAACATGCGCTAAGGGTATGCTCCTTTTGTCAGGCGGTATCGACAGCCCTGTAGCAGGCTTCATGATGGCATCCCGCGGTATGCCTTTGGATGCCGTATATTTCCATTCGTATCCTTATACGAGCGATCTTGCCAAGCAGAAGGTTATAGACCTTGCAAAGATCGTTTCCGGCTATTCGGGACGCATGACGCTTCATATCGTAAACTTCACTCAGATCCAGTTGGATCTTTATAAGCATTCCCCTCAAGACATGCTTACAGTCACTATGCGCCGTGTAATGCTCCAGATAGCTGAGCGCCTGGCCCTGAAGAACGACTGCAAGTGCCTTATTACCGGCGAGAGCTTAGGCCAGGTAGCTTCACAGACGATGGAAGCTATTGCTGCAACAAACGAAGTCGTAAAGATGCCTATCTTAAGACCTCTCATCGGTCTTGATAAGCAGGCTACATGCGATATCTCCAGAGATATCGGAGCTTTCGAGACATCGATCCTGCCTTATGAGGACTGCTGCACTGTATTTGTTGCAAAACACCCCAAGACACATCCCCATCCTGAGGATATAATCGAAGCTGAAAAAGACCTTGATATCGAAATGCTCGTCGAATCTGGCGTTGCAGGTACGGAAGATATCGTAATTAATCCTTTTGATTGA
- a CDS encoding cysteine desulfurase, which translates to MIYFDNSATTFVSEAVKAKIIELTGDSMSANPGALHKLGNNAAQVYEGIRRETADLLGAKPEEIFFTSCATESANTAIKGYMSRNKRAGNAVISTRTEHKATLECLEYLSKSGYEIRYLKVGMDGKPLMESLEEELGKGDVALACFTLVNNETGSVLPFENIAKTIKAASPSTAIYLDCVQALGKMPINLMKLGADMCSFSGHKIHSIKGNGVLYVKKGVRIDPLILGGGQQEGMRSGTQSPVLAGAFLAALKEVTTGIDEAYAKVSEINAYLRKELRERGAEILSPDDALPYVLNVSFKGFESETMLHCLEIYDIYVSTVSACSAKQKKVSYVLLEMGVDRKTAANAVRLSFSRHNTMDEAKEFIKCVDQIYDQFLVK; encoded by the coding sequence ATGATCTATTTCGATAACAGTGCAACCACATTCGTATCTGAAGCTGTAAAGGCAAAGATTATAGAGCTTACCGGAGACTCAATGTCTGCGAATCCGGGAGCTCTTCATAAGCTTGGAAATAATGCTGCTCAAGTTTATGAGGGCATAAGAAGGGAAACTGCAGATCTCTTAGGAGCTAAACCTGAGGAGATCTTCTTTACGTCCTGCGCCACTGAGAGTGCAAATACAGCTATCAAGGGATACATGAGCCGCAATAAGAGAGCCGGAAATGCCGTAATCTCAACAAGAACTGAGCATAAAGCAACACTGGAATGCCTGGAGTATCTTTCCAAATCAGGCTATGAGATCAGATATCTCAAGGTCGGTATGGACGGCAAGCCTTTAATGGAGAGCCTTGAAGAAGAGCTTGGCAAGGGTGATGTTGCTCTGGCATGTTTCACGCTCGTAAACAATGAGACAGGTTCGGTTCTTCCTTTCGAGAATATCGCGAAAACGATCAAGGCGGCATCCCCGTCAACAGCAATATATCTTGACTGCGTTCAGGCTCTGGGAAAGATGCCTATAAATCTTATGAAGCTTGGTGCGGACATGTGTTCTTTCTCAGGCCACAAGATCCATTCGATAAAGGGAAACGGCGTTCTTTATGTCAAAAAGGGCGTAAGGATCGATCCTTTGATCTTAGGCGGAGGACAGCAGGAAGGAATGCGTTCAGGTACACAGAGCCCTGTTCTTGCAGGTGCTTTCCTGGCAGCCTTGAAGGAAGTCACGACAGGCATAGATGAGGCATATGCAAAGGTAAGTGAGATAAATGCTTATCTGCGCAAGGAACTGAGGGAGAGAGGTGCCGAGATATTATCTCCTGACGATGCGCTTCCTTATGTTCTTAACGTGTCATTTAAAGGCTTCGAATCTGAGACGATGCTGCATTGTCTAGAGATCTACGATATCTATGTTTCAACTGTTTCTGCATGCTCAGCCAAGCAGAAGAAGGTCTCATACGTTCTCCTTGAGATGGGCGTGGACAGAAAGACTGCGGCTAATGCCGTAAGACTCAGCTTTTCAAGACACAATACGATGGACGAAGCAAAAGAGTTCATTAAATGCGTAGACCAGATCTACGATCAATTTTTGGTGAAGTGA
- a CDS encoding serine hydroxymethyltransferase, with translation MYDHIKAEDSEVYSAIMQEIERQRNKIELIASENMVSEAVLEAAGSPLTNKYAEGYPGKRYYGGCEYVDIVEQLAIDRAKQLFGAEHVNVQPHSGAQANTAVYFAILEPGDTILGLDLSHGGHLTHGMKINVSGRTYHSEFYQVDEKTQMLDYDAIRAKALECKPKVIVAGASAYPRIIDFKKFREIADEVGAYLFVDMAHIAGLVAAGLHPNPVPYADFVTTTTHKTLRGPRGGIIMCKEEYAKKINSAVFPGQQGGPLMHIIAAKAVAFKEALSPEFRAYAEQIVKNAKAMSEALLARGVNLVSGGTDNHLMLIDLRGTGVTGAMLQERLDDVNITANKNTIPFDPEKPTVTSGVRVGTPAATARGFKEEDFVEVANIIADCIFDYDNKKEESIKRVKVLTDKYPVYPDIV, from the coding sequence ATGTACGACCACATTAAGGCTGAGGATTCTGAAGTCTATTCCGCAATAATGCAGGAGATCGAACGTCAGAGAAACAAGATCGAGCTCATCGCATCTGAGAACATGGTATCTGAGGCTGTTTTAGAAGCTGCAGGTTCACCTCTTACAAACAAGTATGCAGAGGGTTACCCGGGAAAGCGTTATTACGGCGGATGCGAGTATGTGGATATCGTTGAGCAGCTCGCTATCGACAGAGCAAAGCAGCTCTTCGGCGCTGAGCACGTAAACGTTCAGCCCCACTCAGGTGCACAGGCTAACACAGCAGTTTACTTTGCTATCCTTGAACCCGGCGATACGATCCTCGGCCTTGACCTCTCACACGGTGGTCACCTTACACACGGTATGAAGATCAACGTTTCCGGCAGAACATATCATTCTGAGTTCTACCAGGTTGATGAGAAGACACAGATGCTCGATTACGATGCAATCAGAGCTAAGGCTCTTGAGTGCAAGCCTAAGGTAATCGTTGCAGGTGCTTCCGCATATCCCAGAATCATTGATTTCAAGAAGTTCAGAGAGATCGCTGATGAAGTTGGCGCTTATCTCTTCGTAGATATGGCTCACATTGCAGGACTCGTTGCTGCAGGACTTCACCCGAATCCGGTTCCGTATGCTGATTTCGTTACAACAACAACTCACAAGACACTTAGAGGACCCCGTGGCGGTATCATCATGTGCAAAGAGGAATATGCAAAGAAGATCAATTCTGCAGTATTCCCCGGACAGCAGGGCGGCCCTCTCATGCACATCATCGCTGCTAAGGCAGTTGCTTTCAAGGAAGCTCTCTCTCCTGAGTTCAGAGCTTATGCTGAGCAGATCGTAAAGAACGCTAAGGCAATGAGCGAAGCACTCCTCGCAAGAGGCGTTAACCTCGTTTCCGGCGGTACAGACAATCACCTCATGCTCATCGACTTGAGAGGCACAGGCGTTACAGGCGCTATGCTCCAGGAGCGTTTGGATGACGTTAACATCACAGCTAACAAGAATACAATTCCTTTCGATCCTGAAAAGCCGACAGTAACATCAGGCGTACGTGTTGGTACACCTGCTGCTACAGCAAGAGGCTTCAAGGAAGAGGACTTCGTTGAAGTTGCAAACATCATTGCTGACTGCATCTTCGACTACGATAACAAGAAGGAAGAATCTATCAAGAGAGTTAAGGTTCTTACGGATAAGTATCCCGTATATCCGGATATCGTATAA
- a CDS encoding hydrogenase maturation factor: MRIGKLTDEQLESLVLSRLPKLSSKTLSGAGIGADCAWLKTGENLLVTSSDPITAGGSESGTLAIHVSCNDIAACGVKPTGILIVIIAPPSATEDEIVSIVDQASREAGKLGVDIVGGHTEVSDCVNRFVVISTAFGIVEKGTPVPLGHAKPGDKLIITKTAAIEGSFIAANEHADKLEGKIPPEYIAEAKTYGELISVVNEGSVLGPLPSSDTASSFEGFPRSCVNLMHDVTEGGVEGAAFEMADFSKTGVTLDQRLVPFTECSKAICEALNLNPFRLISSGALMIASSEPDKVIGALEAEDIKATVIGEFTDASEGAKTIGLDGVTRPMPAPSADEIYKI, translated from the coding sequence TTGAGAATAGGAAAGCTTACAGACGAACAGCTTGAGTCACTGGTTTTATCAAGGCTGCCCAAGTTATCCAGCAAGACCTTATCCGGTGCCGGAATAGGTGCTGACTGCGCATGGCTTAAGACCGGTGAGAACCTCCTGGTTACGTCTTCAGATCCTATTACGGCCGGCGGAAGCGAGTCCGGAACCCTTGCTATACATGTATCCTGTAATGATATTGCTGCCTGCGGCGTTAAGCCTACCGGCATACTTATCGTAATAATCGCTCCTCCGTCTGCCACTGAGGATGAGATCGTATCCATTGTTGATCAGGCGAGCCGCGAAGCCGGCAAGCTCGGTGTCGATATTGTAGGCGGTCACACGGAAGTTTCTGACTGCGTTAACAGATTTGTTGTCATTTCAACGGCTTTCGGAATCGTTGAAAAGGGAACTCCCGTTCCTTTGGGACATGCAAAGCCTGGTGACAAGCTGATCATCACTAAGACTGCAGCCATCGAAGGCAGCTTTATCGCTGCAAATGAGCACGCTGATAAGCTTGAAGGGAAGATACCGCCTGAATATATCGCCGAAGCTAAAACTTATGGCGAACTGATTTCCGTAGTTAATGAAGGTTCGGTATTAGGACCTCTTCCTTCTTCCGATACTGCTTCATCTTTTGAGGGCTTCCCCAGATCATGCGTAAATCTCATGCATGACGTCACTGAGGGCGGTGTAGAGGGTGCTGCTTTTGAAATGGCAGACTTTTCGAAGACCGGAGTAACACTTGACCAGCGTCTTGTTCCGTTTACGGAGTGCTCCAAGGCTATCTGTGAGGCTCTTAACCTTAACCCGTTCAGGCTCATATCTTCAGGAGCTCTCATGATTGCTTCTTCTGAACCCGACAAGGTGATCGGAGCATTGGAAGCAGAGGACATTAAGGCCACCGTTATCGGCGAGTTTACAGATGCTTCAGAAGGCGCAAAGACCATCGGCCTTGACGGTGTGACAAGACCTATGCCGGCTCCTTCGGCAGATGAGATCTACAAAATCTGA